In the Grimontia kaedaensis genome, one interval contains:
- a CDS encoding GGDEF domain-containing protein, producing the protein MSDYAFFEATSIFKRAVPLMVKYKVPTTPHYFSLWYTYCAGTNPQLNQAVDNKVSLFGACSIKHCDEIIDTYLMDDAKREVNNFRQKLQNLTADLGESMEHTVSDTEEFRDILSSSVDKLKNVKGDIAQNGESKQVLHELLKGSQHLLSATSQYQLQVTSQKTEIDALKKQLQEYQKQASHDALTGCLNRREFEKQLDEHVDQNNVFSVMMVDIDHFKSFNDEFGHQMGDKVLQIVAAKLKQVVDTSGAIFRYGGEEFVVILPSLPLKSTFVVAEKMRLTLERLSVTDKRSGQKINSITASFGIAERADDECGLALVARADEALYNAKHKGRNCVMPQVR; encoded by the coding sequence ATGAGTGATTACGCCTTTTTTGAAGCAACCAGTATTTTCAAGCGCGCCGTACCTTTAATGGTAAAATATAAGGTACCGACAACACCTCACTATTTCTCGCTTTGGTATACCTATTGTGCAGGTACTAACCCTCAGTTAAATCAAGCAGTTGATAATAAAGTCAGCCTTTTTGGGGCCTGCTCAATTAAACACTGCGATGAAATTATCGATACGTATCTCATGGATGATGCCAAACGCGAAGTGAACAATTTCCGTCAAAAGCTCCAAAACCTGACTGCTGATCTTGGCGAATCCATGGAACACACGGTATCAGATACCGAAGAGTTCAGAGACATCCTAAGCAGTTCTGTAGATAAATTAAAAAACGTAAAAGGTGATATCGCCCAAAACGGGGAAAGCAAGCAAGTGTTGCATGAACTTCTCAAAGGTTCCCAGCATCTACTGAGTGCTACGTCCCAATACCAGTTACAAGTTACCTCGCAAAAAACTGAAATTGACGCACTAAAAAAACAACTCCAGGAATATCAGAAACAAGCTTCGCATGATGCTTTGACAGGCTGCTTAAACCGTCGTGAGTTCGAAAAGCAGCTTGATGAACACGTCGATCAAAACAATGTATTCAGCGTGATGATGGTCGACATTGATCACTTCAAATCGTTTAATGATGAGTTTGGTCATCAAATGGGTGACAAGGTTCTCCAGATTGTCGCAGCGAAACTCAAACAGGTAGTCGATACTTCGGGCGCAATATTTAGGTATGGAGGTGAAGAGTTCGTGGTAATCCTACCAAGCCTTCCTTTGAAGTCGACCTTTGTTGTCGCTGAGAAAATGCGTTTGACACTCGAAAGGTTGTCGGTCACAGACAAGCGTTCTGGACAGAAAATCAATTCGATTACTGCATCATTTGGTATCGCGGAAAGAGCAGATGATGAATGTGGACTGGCGTTAGTAGCCAGGGCAGACGAGGCCCTGTACAACGCTAAACATAAGGGCCGCAACTGTGTCATGCCGCAGGTTCGTTAA
- the argS gene encoding arginine--tRNA ligase, which yields MNIQALLNDKVAAAMVAAGAPEGSPAAVRQSAKPQFGDYQANGIMGVAKKLGCNPREFAQKVLDVLDLDGMAEKTEIAGPGFINIFLSTEWLAAKADEALASDRLGVAEAEKQNIVVDYSAPNVAKEMHVGHLRSTIIGDAVVRTLEFMGHNVIRANHLGDWGTQFGMLIANLERHEAQGGDISMDLSDIEGFYRESKKLYDEDEEFAKTARNYVVRLQSGDEYCKEKWQQLVKITLEQNQRNYDRLNVSLTDKDVMGESMYNGMLAGIVEDLKAQGLAVEDDGAMVVFLDEYKNKDGEPMGVIIQKRDGGFLYTTTDIACAKYRYETFNADRVLYFIDSRQHQHLMQAWTIVRKAGYVPESMSLEHHAFGMMLGKDGKPFKTRAGGTVRLADLLDEAEVRAKKLIEEKNPELSVEEKDNIANTVAMAAVKYADLSKHRTTDYVFDWDNMLAFEGNTAPYMQYAYTRVASIFNKAGIDANSIEGQIIVSEEREKALVSKLLQFEEAVDGVAREGQPHIMCSYLFDLAGTFSSFYEACPILNAEGETKQSRMKLAALTSRTIKQGLDLLGINTLERM from the coding sequence GTGAATATTCAAGCCCTTCTTAACGACAAAGTCGCTGCAGCCATGGTTGCTGCAGGTGCACCTGAAGGCAGCCCAGCGGCTGTCCGTCAATCAGCGAAACCACAGTTTGGTGACTACCAGGCAAACGGCATCATGGGTGTTGCCAAAAAGCTGGGTTGTAACCCACGCGAATTCGCGCAGAAAGTGCTGGATGTTCTGGATCTGGATGGCATGGCGGAAAAAACCGAAATCGCTGGCCCTGGGTTTATCAATATTTTCTTAAGCACTGAGTGGCTTGCAGCCAAAGCAGACGAAGCGCTGGCGAGTGACCGTCTGGGCGTGGCAGAAGCTGAAAAACAAAACATTGTGGTTGACTACTCAGCACCAAACGTAGCGAAAGAAATGCACGTTGGTCACTTGCGTTCAACCATCATTGGTGACGCGGTTGTGCGCACTCTGGAGTTCATGGGTCACAACGTTATCCGCGCTAACCACCTTGGCGACTGGGGTACCCAGTTCGGCATGCTGATCGCAAACCTTGAGCGTCATGAAGCGCAAGGCGGCGACATTTCGATGGATCTTAGCGACATCGAAGGCTTCTACCGTGAATCGAAGAAGCTTTACGACGAAGACGAAGAGTTTGCAAAGACTGCACGTAACTACGTGGTTCGCCTGCAAAGTGGAGACGAGTACTGCAAAGAAAAATGGCAGCAACTGGTAAAAATCACTCTGGAACAAAACCAGCGTAACTACGACCGTTTGAACGTATCCCTGACCGATAAAGACGTGATGGGTGAAAGCATGTACAACGGCATGCTGGCTGGCATTGTTGAAGACCTTAAAGCACAAGGCCTGGCAGTCGAAGATGACGGCGCCATGGTTGTATTCCTGGACGAGTACAAGAACAAAGATGGCGAGCCTATGGGTGTGATCATCCAGAAGCGTGATGGCGGCTTCCTGTACACCACTACGGATATCGCATGCGCGAAATACCGCTACGAAACCTTCAACGCAGATCGCGTGCTGTACTTCATCGACTCACGTCAGCACCAGCACCTGATGCAGGCGTGGACTATCGTTCGTAAAGCCGGTTATGTACCTGAAAGCATGAGCCTTGAGCACCATGCATTCGGCATGATGCTGGGTAAAGACGGTAAGCCATTCAAGACCCGTGCAGGCGGTACCGTTCGTCTGGCTGACCTGCTGGACGAAGCAGAAGTGCGTGCGAAGAAGCTAATTGAAGAGAAAAACCCTGAACTGTCAGTGGAAGAAAAAGACAACATTGCGAACACAGTAGCAATGGCAGCCGTAAAATACGCTGACTTGTCTAAGCACCGCACTACTGACTATGTGTTTGACTGGGACAACATGCTGGCATTTGAAGGCAATACTGCGCCTTACATGCAATACGCTTACACCCGCGTGGCCTCTATCTTCAACAAAGCTGGCATTGATGCGAACAGCATCGAAGGCCAAATCATTGTGTCTGAAGAGAGAGAGAAAGCACTGGTTTCTAAACTTCTGCAATTTGAAGAAGCAGTTGATGGTGTCGCCCGCGAAGGTCAGCCACACATCATGTGCAGCTACCTGTTTGATCTGGCTGGCACCTTCTCAAGTTTCTACGAAGCGTGCCCAATTCTGAATGCAGAAGGCGAAACTAAACAAAGCAGAATGAAACTAGCTGCATTGACATCACGCACTATAAAACAAGGTCTTGATCTACTGGGTATTAACACGTTAGAACGTATGTAA
- a CDS encoding VOC family protein, with protein MPALTVDSLYATLPDFSARLDALLEVLELDLSAYRADHIALRINDRKAAEELHQSWLSSGEELSVNNINGRPIVVIKANDPLSFGQWQTQCVELPYPGDKLYPVEGWEHAEWVVPSKATTPEALLEDVFGLFPALAAKWDQLASLGVKVKLSSPAGEGERIANPTVAFKFKGICVKLHPVTLEQVIESEKGA; from the coding sequence ATGCCAGCATTAACCGTCGATTCCCTCTACGCCACACTCCCCGATTTTTCTGCTCGCTTGGATGCGCTGTTAGAAGTGTTGGAGTTGGATCTTAGCGCCTATCGTGCCGACCACATCGCTTTGCGCATCAACGACAGAAAAGCGGCTGAGGAACTTCACCAATCCTGGCTCTCTTCGGGTGAAGAACTTTCCGTGAATAACATCAATGGCCGTCCTATTGTGGTGATCAAAGCCAACGATCCGCTGTCTTTCGGTCAATGGCAAACGCAATGTGTCGAGTTGCCGTATCCGGGTGACAAGCTTTATCCGGTGGAAGGATGGGAACACGCCGAATGGGTGGTACCCTCAAAGGCGACAACACCGGAAGCACTGCTCGAGGATGTGTTTGGCTTGTTCCCAGCGCTTGCAGCAAAGTGGGATCAACTGGCATCACTGGGTGTGAAGGTGAAACTGAGCTCTCCCGCAGGCGAGGGCGAGCGTATTGCCAACCCGACTGTGGCATTCAAGTTCAAGGGCATTTGCGTCAAGCTCCACCCCGTGACTCTGGAGCAAGTGATAGAAAGTGAAAAAGGAGCCTGA
- the purU gene encoding formyltetrahydrofolate deformylase: MERKILLTDCPDAQGLIAKITNICYKHQLNIIHNNEYVDHSTGQFFMRTELEGIFNDETFLMDIDQALPAGSHRNLVDTSRRKRVVIMVTKESHCLGDILMKAYDGSLDVDIAAVIGNHDKLAALTEKFDIPFHFVSHEGLEREEHENQIIDIIEGYEPNHIVLAKFMRVLTPNFVARFPRKIINIHHSFLPAFIGARPYHQAWERGVKIIGATAHFVTNDLDEGPIIDQNVKHVDHTFSAEDMVKAGRDVEKTVLSNALSQVIEDKVFVYGNKTVIL; encoded by the coding sequence ATGGAAAGAAAAATCCTGCTGACGGACTGCCCTGACGCGCAAGGCCTCATCGCCAAGATCACCAACATCTGTTACAAACACCAACTCAACATCATCCATAACAATGAGTACGTTGACCACAGTACCGGTCAATTCTTCATGCGTACTGAGCTGGAAGGGATTTTCAATGATGAAACCTTCCTGATGGATATCGATCAGGCGCTCCCGGCAGGCAGCCACCGCAATCTCGTTGACACCAGTCGCCGTAAACGTGTGGTGATCATGGTGACCAAAGAGTCACATTGTCTGGGTGACATCCTGATGAAAGCCTATGACGGTTCTTTGGATGTGGATATTGCCGCCGTAATTGGTAACCACGATAAGCTGGCAGCATTAACGGAAAAATTCGATATTCCGTTCCACTTTGTGAGCCATGAAGGCTTGGAACGTGAAGAGCATGAAAACCAAATCATCGACATCATCGAAGGGTATGAACCGAACCATATTGTTCTGGCAAAATTTATGCGTGTGCTGACACCAAACTTCGTTGCACGTTTCCCTCGTAAAATCATCAACATTCACCACAGCTTCCTGCCAGCATTCATCGGCGCACGCCCTTATCATCAGGCATGGGAACGAGGCGTAAAAATCATTGGTGCAACGGCACATTTCGTGACCAACGATTTAGATGAAGGTCCAATCATCGACCAGAACGTGAAACATGTTGACCACACCTTCAGTGCAGAAGACATGGTGAAAGCGGGTCGTGACGTAGAGAAAACCGTGCTGAGTAATGCTCTGAGCCAAGTGATCGAAGACAAAGTCTTCGTTTATGGCAATAAGACCGTCATTCTGTAA
- a CDS encoding ATP-dependent DNA helicase: protein MISKVFSTTGALARAIKGFQPRQPQTDMALSVERSIKNQTQLVVEAGTGTGKTYAYLVPALLSGKKTIVSTGSKNLQEQLFHRDLPLMVDTLGFSGRVALLKGRANYLCPERLSRQMIESHDGHADPTLLSQLVKVRSWSSETKTGDLGECDDLAEDSPIIPTITSTNDNCLGKECPSYEDCFVVKARKRAMDADLVVVNHHLFLADLAIKETGFGELIPEAEVFIFDEAHQIPDIASQYFGQSLSSRQLQELAKDINIAYRTELRDTKQLEKVADRLSQSASDLRIVLGEPGFRGNWREISTSPAVARELVRLTDALELAHDVMKLSLGRSQLLDAAFDRATLFKARLERVKDTSIPGYSYWYECSRHHFSLNITPLSVAEKFREQIQQQEGAWIFTSATLAVNDDFSHFSNRLGLEPTEQFTLPSPFDYESQAILCVPRFLPEPNSYGLADKLVDMLKPVIEQNNGRCFFLCTSHQMVRDLSERFRELSDLPVLVQGEMSKQKLLAEFLELGNALLVATGAFWEGIDVRGQALSCVIIDKLPFTAPDDPLLKARIEDCRLQGGDPFSQVQIPDAVITLKQGVGRLIRDRNDHGALIICDNRLVSRNYGETFLRSLPPIPRTRDLAKVSEFLAEIDTNNQSAESSAASEV from the coding sequence ATGATTTCGAAGGTTTTCTCCACCACAGGTGCGTTGGCTCGAGCGATAAAAGGTTTCCAGCCACGCCAGCCGCAGACCGATATGGCGTTGTCAGTTGAGCGTTCAATCAAAAACCAAACTCAACTCGTAGTCGAGGCAGGGACGGGTACCGGTAAAACATATGCGTATCTGGTGCCTGCACTGCTTAGTGGAAAGAAAACCATTGTCAGTACAGGTTCGAAAAATCTTCAGGAACAGCTGTTTCACCGTGATCTACCATTGATGGTCGACACCCTCGGCTTCTCAGGTCGTGTTGCCTTGCTGAAAGGGCGAGCAAACTACCTTTGCCCAGAACGCTTGAGTCGCCAGATGATCGAGAGTCACGACGGTCACGCTGATCCGACACTGCTTAGCCAGTTAGTGAAAGTACGCAGCTGGTCTTCAGAAACCAAAACCGGTGATCTGGGCGAGTGCGATGATTTGGCGGAAGACAGCCCAATCATCCCCACAATTACCTCGACGAATGACAACTGTCTGGGCAAGGAATGCCCAAGCTATGAAGACTGTTTTGTGGTGAAGGCCCGCAAACGCGCCATGGATGCAGACTTGGTGGTCGTGAATCACCACCTTTTCCTAGCCGATTTGGCGATCAAAGAAACAGGGTTTGGTGAACTGATTCCGGAAGCGGAAGTGTTTATCTTCGATGAAGCGCACCAGATCCCCGATATCGCCAGCCAGTATTTCGGCCAGAGTCTTTCCAGTCGTCAGCTTCAGGAACTCGCCAAAGACATCAACATTGCGTATCGCACTGAACTTCGCGATACCAAACAGCTTGAGAAAGTCGCTGATCGCCTTTCTCAATCGGCATCGGATTTGCGCATTGTACTGGGCGAGCCGGGCTTTCGTGGTAACTGGCGTGAAATAAGCACTTCTCCGGCGGTAGCAAGGGAGCTGGTGCGTTTGACCGACGCACTAGAGCTTGCCCATGACGTGATGAAGCTGTCATTGGGTCGAAGCCAGTTGTTGGATGCCGCCTTCGATCGCGCTACTTTATTTAAAGCCAGACTTGAGCGGGTAAAAGATACCTCTATCCCTGGCTATTCCTATTGGTACGAATGTAGCCGCCATCATTTCAGCCTGAACATCACACCATTGTCCGTGGCTGAAAAATTCCGCGAGCAAATTCAGCAGCAGGAAGGGGCGTGGATATTTACCTCTGCAACGCTCGCGGTGAACGATGACTTCAGTCACTTCAGCAACCGCTTGGGTTTAGAGCCCACAGAGCAGTTTACCCTGCCTAGTCCATTCGATTACGAATCTCAGGCGATTCTCTGTGTTCCGCGCTTTTTGCCAGAGCCAAACAGCTATGGCTTGGCTGACAAGCTGGTGGACATGCTTAAGCCAGTGATTGAGCAAAACAACGGACGCTGTTTCTTCCTTTGTACCTCACATCAAATGGTGCGTGATTTGTCTGAGCGTTTCCGCGAATTGTCAGACTTGCCTGTGTTAGTGCAAGGGGAAATGTCGAAACAAAAACTGCTCGCTGAATTTTTAGAGTTGGGTAATGCGCTTTTGGTTGCCACAGGTGCCTTCTGGGAAGGGATAGACGTTAGAGGGCAGGCGCTGAGCTGTGTTATTATCGACAAATTGCCTTTTACTGCGCCGGACGATCCGCTGCTAAAAGCACGGATTGAAGATTGTCGCCTTCAGGGCGGCGACCCGTTTTCCCAGGTTCAAATCCCTGATGCAGTGATCACCCTCAAGCAGGGAGTTGGTCGACTCATCCGTGATAGAAACGATCATGGTGCGCTTATTATCTGTGATAACCGCTTGGTGAGCAGAAATTATGGTGAAACCTTCCTGCGCAGCTTACCGCCAATCCCGCGAACGCGTGATCTGGCAAAAGTCAGCGAATTTCTCGCTGAAATAGATACGAACAACCAGTCTGCAGAATCGTCTGCAGCGTCAGAGGTATAA
- the tsaB gene encoding tRNA (adenosine(37)-N6)-threonylcarbamoyltransferase complex dimerization subunit type 1 TsaB, producing MASKILAVDTATENCSVALKVGNDIIARCEMAPREHTTKILPMVDSVLAEAGLKLNQLDALAFGRGPGSFTGVRIGIGIAQGLAFGADLPMVGVSTLAAMAEQAHRKQQATHVLSTIDARMNEIYAGGYVRLENGDWETVVEEAVLPPEMLKPELAKGEWFVAGTGWQAYPDLQGQLHLSVSDSGVLYPESQDMLILAHHAFARGEAVDAEHASPVYLRDTVAWKKLPGRE from the coding sequence ATGGCTTCTAAGATCCTTGCCGTCGATACGGCCACTGAAAACTGCTCCGTCGCCCTGAAGGTGGGGAACGACATTATCGCGCGTTGTGAAATGGCACCGCGTGAACACACCACGAAAATCCTGCCTATGGTCGATAGTGTACTGGCTGAAGCGGGCTTAAAGCTGAACCAGCTGGATGCGCTGGCGTTTGGGCGTGGTCCTGGCAGTTTTACCGGTGTGCGTATTGGTATTGGTATCGCTCAGGGTTTGGCATTTGGTGCAGATCTGCCAATGGTCGGTGTGTCCACGCTGGCTGCAATGGCGGAGCAAGCTCATCGTAAACAGCAGGCAACCCATGTGCTGTCCACCATCGATGCACGCATGAACGAAATCTATGCAGGTGGCTATGTGCGCCTTGAAAACGGCGATTGGGAAACGGTCGTTGAAGAAGCAGTACTGCCTCCTGAAATGCTCAAGCCAGAATTGGCAAAAGGTGAGTGGTTTGTAGCAGGAACAGGCTGGCAAGCTTACCCTGATTTGCAAGGCCAGCTACACTTATCGGTAAGCGACAGCGGTGTGTTGTATCCTGAATCGCAGGATATGTTAATCCTTGCTCATCATGCGTTTGCGCGTGGAGAGGCAGTGGATGCAGAACATGCCAGCCCGGTATACCTTCGTGATACTGTGGCATGGAAGAAATTACCAGGTCGCGAATAG
- a CDS encoding alpha/beta fold hydrolase: MTLQEQKYAVRFGDLAAQVYLTERNTPTLLMLHGWQDNSGSFAPLAPQLSEHFDLVMPDWPGHGYSDHKGADSFYPFFDYVDDLHQLILQLGDRPIYLVGHSLGALVASCWSAAFAERAKGLVMIEALGPMSEREDKVVERLKHGVESRENMKLPRDLPSLDAALKLRRGINKVSIEDLTPLVTRGIEQVGDIWRWRHDAKLKTESIYRMSTHHAEHLVRGIECPVMAIIGEDGYPELRSPMAEKRKAWFKNLTVEMVEGTHHCHLQSQAKTASLIIDFVTKLHLTALSDVN, encoded by the coding sequence ATGACATTACAAGAACAAAAATATGCAGTGAGATTTGGCGATCTCGCCGCGCAGGTTTATCTGACCGAGCGAAACACGCCGACTCTTCTGATGTTGCATGGGTGGCAAGATAATAGCGGAAGCTTTGCGCCACTCGCCCCGCAGCTCAGCGAGCACTTTGATTTGGTCATGCCAGATTGGCCCGGGCACGGTTATTCCGACCATAAAGGTGCCGACAGCTTCTATCCCTTCTTTGATTATGTGGACGACCTCCACCAACTGATCCTCCAGTTGGGCGACAGGCCGATCTATCTGGTCGGGCATTCGTTGGGTGCATTAGTGGCGTCTTGCTGGAGTGCTGCCTTCGCTGAAAGGGCGAAAGGGTTGGTGATGATAGAAGCGCTTGGCCCAATGTCTGAGCGCGAAGATAAAGTCGTCGAAAGGCTGAAACACGGCGTTGAAAGCCGCGAGAATATGAAGTTGCCTCGTGACTTACCTTCGCTGGATGCGGCGCTGAAACTTCGCCGGGGTATCAACAAAGTCAGCATTGAAGATCTGACACCGTTGGTTACGCGCGGTATTGAGCAAGTAGGCGATATCTGGCGCTGGCGTCATGATGCCAAGTTGAAGACGGAATCGATTTACCGGATGTCGACACATCATGCTGAACATTTGGTCCGTGGCATTGAATGTCCAGTAATGGCAATTATCGGCGAAGACGGTTATCCAGAGCTTCGTAGCCCCATGGCTGAAAAACGTAAGGCGTGGTTCAAGAACCTGACCGTAGAAATGGTGGAAGGTACACATCACTGCCACCTTCAGAGTCAGGCGAAAACAGCGTCTCTGATCATTGATTTTGTGACCAAGCTACATCTCACAGCGCTTAGCGATGTTAATTGA
- the fadD gene encoding long-chain-fatty-acid--CoA ligase FadD: MDKVWLNRYPSDVPAEISSDMYPSLVEMFEKSVQKYADQTAFINMGQVMTFRKLEERSRAFAAYLQNDLGLKKGDRVAVMMPNLLQYPIALFGILRAGCVVVNVNPLYTPRELEHQLNDSGATAIVIVSNFAHTLEKIVDNTSVRHVILTSLGDQLPRAKGTIVNFVVKYIKKMVPKYDLPHATSMRLALKRGRRMQYVKPFMTGDDIAFLQYTGGTTGVAKGAVLTHNNMLANLNQAKAMYAPILKEGRELVVTALPLYHVFALTVNGLLFIEMGGQNLLITNPRDIPAFVKELKQHPFTAITGVNTLFNALLNNEDFHELDFSNLSLTVGGGMAVQRAVAESWMKLTGKHLLEGYGLTECSPLVAAYPYDLKEYNGSIGLPVPSTDVRIVDEEGNVLANDQIGELQVKGPQVMQGYWQRPEATKEVITEDGWLSTGDIVKFDDDGFLHIVDRKKDMILVSGFNVYPNEIEDVVALHGKVLEVAAIGQPHETSGEIVKICVVKRDPSLTKDELLAHCREHLTGYKVPKVIEFREDLPKTNVGKILRRALREEQDTKSAEA, encoded by the coding sequence GTGGATAAGGTTTGGCTTAACCGCTACCCATCAGATGTACCAGCGGAAATTTCTTCGGACATGTACCCTTCACTGGTAGAAATGTTCGAGAAGTCTGTCCAGAAATATGCTGATCAGACTGCCTTCATCAATATGGGGCAGGTGATGACCTTCCGCAAACTGGAAGAGCGTAGCCGTGCTTTCGCTGCCTACCTGCAAAATGATCTTGGCCTGAAAAAAGGCGACCGCGTGGCTGTTATGATGCCAAACCTGTTGCAATACCCAATTGCGCTGTTTGGTATTCTGCGTGCTGGCTGTGTGGTGGTTAACGTTAACCCGCTTTACACTCCACGTGAACTCGAACACCAGCTTAATGACTCGGGTGCGACCGCGATTGTTATCGTGTCGAACTTCGCACATACGCTGGAAAAAATCGTCGATAACACCAGTGTGCGTCACGTTATTCTGACCAGCCTTGGCGACCAACTGCCACGTGCAAAGGGAACCATCGTTAACTTCGTTGTGAAATACATCAAGAAGATGGTGCCGAAATACGATCTGCCACACGCGACTTCTATGCGCCTTGCATTGAAACGAGGCCGTCGAATGCAGTACGTGAAGCCATTTATGACGGGTGATGACATTGCTTTCCTCCAGTACACAGGTGGAACGACGGGGGTTGCAAAAGGGGCGGTCCTGACCCACAACAACATGCTGGCGAACCTGAACCAGGCGAAAGCCATGTATGCGCCTATCTTGAAAGAAGGCCGTGAGTTAGTGGTCACTGCGCTGCCGCTTTACCATGTGTTTGCTCTGACCGTGAATGGCTTGCTGTTTATCGAAATGGGTGGTCAGAACCTGTTGATCACCAACCCACGCGATATTCCCGCGTTTGTGAAAGAGCTGAAACAGCATCCGTTTACGGCAATCACTGGCGTAAACACTCTGTTCAATGCACTGCTTAACAATGAAGACTTCCATGAGTTGGATTTCAGTAATCTCAGCCTAACAGTCGGCGGTGGTATGGCGGTACAACGTGCCGTGGCTGAAAGCTGGATGAAGCTGACGGGCAAACACTTGCTGGAAGGTTACGGCCTGACCGAGTGTTCGCCGCTGGTCGCGGCGTACCCGTATGATCTGAAAGAGTACAATGGCTCAATCGGCCTTCCAGTGCCATCAACTGATGTCCGCATCGTTGATGAGGAAGGTAACGTACTTGCAAACGATCAGATCGGTGAGTTGCAGGTGAAAGGTCCTCAGGTGATGCAGGGTTACTGGCAGCGTCCAGAAGCGACCAAAGAAGTGATCACCGAAGACGGTTGGCTCTCAACAGGCGATATCGTCAAATTCGATGACGACGGTTTCCTGCACATTGTTGACCGTAAGAAAGACATGATTCTGGTGTCTGGCTTCAACGTTTATCCAAATGAAATCGAAGATGTTGTCGCGTTGCACGGTAAAGTATTGGAAGTTGCGGCAATCGGCCAGCCACATGAAACGTCTGGTGAGATCGTGAAGATCTGTGTGGTGAAACGCGATCCAAGCCTGACGAAAGATGAGCTTCTTGCGCATTGTCGTGAACACCTGACGGGTTACAAAGTGCCTAAGGTGATCGAATTCCGCGAAGATCTGCCGAAAACCAACGTCGGTAAGATTTTGCGCCGTGCTCTTCGTGAAGAGCAGGACACCAAAAGCGCAGAAGCATAA
- the rnd gene encoding ribonuclease D gives MNFDIVTELSQLERVCERARQVPAVMLDTEFVRTRTLYPRLGLIQLYDGETLSLIDPIELEDMSPLWALLTDESVVKVLHACSEDLEVFHHHAGVMPTPMVDTQIMAAFLGHGLSTGFATLVEEYLEVTLDKGEARTDWCARPLSEKQLEYAAADVYYLLPLYNLLARRVTEKGWEEAVKQECALMVSKRGKTPDPEKAYLDIKNAWQLRPKQLAVLQKLASWRLREAQRRDLALNFVVKELHLWKMARFNIRSLDKMVDEGFDRFEIERHGSRLIRMAQETDKTPVAHYPEEIQRLVDMPGYKQAVKNIKEQTNAVAEELGMVPEFIGSKKQIHQVLKWAWMNDRNPEKAPDILSGWRKPYLEEKVLAVLDK, from the coding sequence GTGAATTTTGACATTGTAACTGAGCTATCCCAACTCGAACGTGTGTGTGAGAGAGCACGCCAAGTACCAGCAGTGATGCTGGATACCGAATTCGTTCGTACCCGCACACTCTATCCGCGCCTTGGTCTTATCCAGCTTTATGATGGCGAAACGCTGTCCTTGATTGACCCGATTGAGCTGGAAGACATGTCGCCGCTTTGGGCGTTACTGACGGACGAGTCGGTGGTAAAAGTGTTACACGCATGCAGCGAAGACCTGGAGGTCTTTCATCATCATGCGGGTGTGATGCCTACGCCAATGGTGGATACCCAAATAATGGCAGCATTCTTGGGTCATGGTCTGTCGACGGGCTTTGCAACACTGGTTGAAGAATATCTTGAGGTGACATTGGACAAAGGTGAGGCCAGAACGGATTGGTGTGCTCGCCCGTTGAGTGAAAAACAGCTCGAGTACGCTGCTGCCGATGTTTACTACCTTTTACCACTCTATAATCTGCTTGCGAGACGCGTCACTGAAAAAGGCTGGGAAGAGGCGGTGAAGCAAGAATGTGCGCTGATGGTAAGCAAACGCGGTAAAACCCCGGATCCCGAAAAAGCCTACCTCGATATCAAAAATGCGTGGCAACTGCGCCCGAAACAACTGGCCGTGCTGCAAAAGCTCGCGAGCTGGCGACTAAGAGAAGCGCAGCGCCGGGACTTGGCGTTGAACTTCGTGGTGAAAGAGTTACACCTATGGAAAATGGCGCGTTTTAACATTCGTTCATTGGACAAGATGGTAGATGAAGGCTTCGACCGATTTGAGATTGAACGCCATGGCAGCCGTCTGATTCGAATGGCGCAGGAGACAGACAAAACGCCTGTTGCTCATTATCCTGAAGAGATTCAGCGTCTTGTCGATATGCCGGGCTACAAACAGGCAGTGAAAAACATCAAAGAACAAACCAACGCAGTTGCCGAGGAGCTGGGCATGGTGCCTGAATTCATCGGGTCGAAAAAGCAAATTCACCAGGTGCTTAAATGGGCGTGGATGAATGACCGGAATCCAGAAAAAGCACCAGATATTCTCTCGGGTTGGCGCAAGCCATATCTGGAAGAAAAAGTGTTGGCAGTTTTGGATAAATAG
- the minE gene encoding cell division topological specificity factor MinE produces MALLEFFRPKKKTSASLAKERLQIIVAERRSAGSAEPTYLPQLKQDILEVIRKYVDISPEQVSVALEQRDDDLSVLELNVTLPEDK; encoded by the coding sequence ATGGCATTGCTGGAGTTTTTCCGTCCAAAGAAGAAGACGTCCGCATCGCTTGCTAAAGAGCGTCTGCAGATCATCGTTGCAGAACGGCGCAGCGCAGGGAGTGCTGAGCCAACGTACCTACCCCAGCTGAAGCAAGACATCCTTGAGGTTATCCGTAAGTATGTGGATATCTCTCCTGAACAGGTTTCTGTTGCACTTGAGCAACGTGATGACGATTTGTCTGTTCTCGAGCTCAACGTCACCCTGCCAGAAGACAAGTAA